One window of Strigops habroptila isolate Jane chromosome Z, bStrHab1.2.pri, whole genome shotgun sequence genomic DNA carries:
- the LOC115619543 gene encoding RNA-binding protein NOB1-like: protein MARVAHVVADTGAFLSAAPLQDVAHALYTVPEVLAEIRDRPARRRLAALPCELRLRRPPPELLRLVTEFSKKTGDYPSLSAADLQVLALTCQLHAETHGPGSLRWEPQDKVRLSSTLRHPEAPIHLAGFHLPSKHKHPGKGQHQPSPAGSTAPSESDQFSSFLYWRAPLPNIEEELQELLNAQAISISPETTEERQSSEHDASADEEEDEEESDDEGWITPSNLKQVQQDTGHCDTAPDGIQVGCVTTDFAMQNVLLQMGLHVLAVNGMLIRQARSYILRCHGCFRTTSDMTKVFCPHCGNKTLKKVAVSVSDDGSLHMHFSRNPKVLNPRGLRYPLPAPRGGKHANNPHLVADQPFPQQRLSRKARQKTNVFDPDYIAGASPFAENDVYSRAANLQIRDAALGAGRRRLNPNAVTKKFVKRR from the exons ATGGCGCGCGTGGCGCACGTCGTGGCCGACACCGGCGCGTTCCTGAGCGCGGCCCCGCTGCAG GACGTGGCGCACGCGCTGTACACCGTGCCCGAGGTGCTGGCCGAGATCCGCGACCGCCCCGCGCGCCGCCGCCTGGCCGCGCTGCCCTGCGAGCTGCGCCtgcgccgcccgccgcccgaGCTGCTGCGCCTCG TGACCGAATTCTCCAAGAAGACCGGGGACTACCCCAGCCTCTCAGCCGCTGACCTGCAGGTTCTCGCCCTCACCTGCCAGCTGCACGCTGAGACCCACGGCCCCGGCTCCCTCCGCTGGGAGCCCCAGGACAAG gtGCGGCTGAGCTCCACCCTGCGACACCCTGAGGCCCCCATACACCTCGCCGGCTTCCACCTGCCCTCCAAG CACAAGCACCCCGGGAAGGGCCAGCACCAGCCAAGTCCGGCAGGGAGCACAGCCCCATCTGAGAGCGACCAGTTCAGCTCCTTCCTGTACTGGCGAGCGCCCCTGCCCAACATcgaggaggagctgcaggagctgctg AACGCTCAAGCCATCTCCATTAGCCCAGAGACCACTGAGGAGCGCCAGAGCTCTGAGCATGATGCCAGTGCTGATGAagaggaggacgaggaggagAGCGACGATGAGGGCTGGATAACACCCAGCAACCTCAAGCAGGTCCAGCAGGACACGGGGCACTGTGATACTGCTCCTGATGGCATCCAGGTCGGCTGCGTCACCACAGACTTTGCGATGCAG AACGTGCTGCTGCAGATGGGCCTCCACGTGCTGGCAGTAAATGGCATGTTGATCCGACAGGCCAGGAGCTACATCCTGCGCTGCCACGGCTGCTTCAG GACCACTTCGGACATGACTAAGGTTTTCTGTCCCCACTGCGGTAACAAGACCCTGAAGAAGGTCGCAGTGAGTGTCAGTGATGATGGGAGCCTCCACATGCACTTCTCCCGCAACCCCAAGGTGCTGAACCCCCGAGGGCTCAGG TACCCGCTGCCAGCGCCGCGAGGGGGGAAGCACGCCAACAACCCTCACCTGGTGGCCGACCAGCCCTTCCCACAGCAGCGCCTGTCCCGCAAGGCCAGGCAGAAAACCAACGTCTTCGACCCCGACTACATCGCCGGGGCCTCGCCCTTCGCCGAGAACGACGTGTACAGCCGCGCGGCCAACCTGCAGATCCGGGACGCGGCGCTGGGCGCGGGCAGGCGGCGCCTCAACCCCAACGCCGTCACCAAGAAGTTTGTGAAGAGGCGGTGA